The window GAAGCGATGGGTGCCGACGAGTTCGTCGCCCTCCTCACCGGCCCGCACGTCCATGCGGGTCGTGACGAAGTACCCCGTGCCGAGCCGGGTGGTCTTCCTCTCGGAGACGGACTCGACGACCGAGTCGAAGGTGATCTCGTCCCCCGGCCGCAGCGCCCGCAGATACTCCTGCTCGCAGTCGGTGGCGACGACGGAGGTGTACCCGGCGTCGTCGAGCAGCGCCAGGAGTTCGTCGTACGCCGCCGAGCGGGCCTCGTGCCCGCTCAGCCCCCCCATCGTCCACACCTGCAGCATGGTGGGCGGGGCGATGGCGTCGGGCCCGGTGTACGCGGGGTTGGAGTCCCCCAGCGCCTCGCACCAGTGCCGGATCATGGGCGAGTTGACGGGATCCTTGCCACGGCCGCCGAGGACGGCCGCGCGCCCCTCGTAAGCCTTGAGCCGTACGGACAGGTCCTCGGTCACCGCCACCGTCCCACCACCCCCTCCGAAGAATTCTGACTACCCGTCAGATTGAAGGAACTGGTGCCGCACCTGTCAAGGTCGCCGTAGCCCGCCCCGCGCACCGACATCCGGCCGCGAACGGCCCGAGGAACCACCGGAAAACGCCTGTGCGGCGACGCCGAAGCACCGCCGCACAGGCATCTCACACCCCACGAACACGTCGCCCATGCCCTACATGTCCCGCATGTCCCACATCCCGCACCCGAGGGTCGGACCGGGAGCCTCAGGGGCCGGGGCGACCACATCCGCCCACCCTCGGGCCCCGGCCCGCCCTCGACCGGCTCACCAGGGGTCGGTGAAGCCGACGACGGCGTTCTTCTGCTCGACGGCCGTGAGGGCCGGAGCCGTTGACCTGGGCGACGTTGTTCTGGTTCGAGGCTCCCGAGCCGTTCGCCTGCTGCTGCGAGGTCGACGAGTTGCCGTCGTTGTCGCGGCCGACACCGCTGCCGACGATGTCCGCCACGCCGGCGTTCGCTCCACTGTCCGCGAACGAGCCGTTGTCGGCCGCTTGGATCAAGGAACTCCCAGCTCAGCGATATCGAGCCCGCCGAGCGGCGGCAAGATCGGGCGGGGCAAGGGGCGAAGCGTTCCGGCACATTTCCGGCCGCCCCGCGAACGCACCCTCGACGGCCGAAAGGACACCCCGAACCACTCTTCCCTTTATCGAACATGCGTACGAACATAGAGGCATGGCCACCATAGACCGGCAGGCCGGCACCCTGGCCCTGGCACACGCCCTCTCCGCCGCCGAACGCGGACTGGCGGTGATCCCCCTCTCCCGTTCGAAACTCCCTGCCCTGCGCTCCCCACACCGGGACGACCCCCGGCCCCGCCCCTGCCACGGCGAGTGCGGCCGTTTCGGCCATGGCGTGCACGACGCCTCCACCGATCCCCGCCGCGTCCGCGAACTCTTCTCCGCCGCCCCCTGGGCCACCGGTTACGGCATCGCCTGCGGCCTCCACCCCCACCATCTGATCGGCGTCGACCTCGACACGAAGTCCGGTACGGACTCCTCGGCGGCCCTGCGTGAACTGGCCCTGCGCCACCTCTTCACGATCCCCGAGACGGTCGTCGTGCTGACCCCCAGCGGCGGACGCCACATCTGGCTCACCGGCCCGCCCGACGTCGTGGTCCCCAACTCCGCGAGCCGGCTGGCCCCCGGCATCGACATCCGCGGCGCCGGCGGCTACCTCGTGGGCCCCGGCTCCCGCACCGACCACGGCGTCTACGGCACGGCCCCCGGCACCTCACACCTCCCCCCGGCCTCCTGCCCGCCGGCCCTGCTCCGCCTCCTGCTGCCCCCGCCGCGCACAGGCCCCGCCGGCACGGCCACCGACCACGGCCACGGTCTGGTCCACTTCGTCCTGACCGCCCAGGAGGGCCAGCGCAACACCCGCCTCTTCTGGGCCGCCTGCCGCGCCTACGAGAACAATCTGGGCCCCGACCTCACGAACGCCCTGGTCGAGGCAGCCGTACGCACGGGCCTCACGGAACGGGAGGCCCGCTCGACGGTGGCTTCGGCGGCGCGGATGTCGGGGCGGGGCGCGTAGCCCTCGGTCGCGCGGGGGCTACGCTCCAGGCCCCCTACCGGGGCGGTTCCTCTCGTCCGGCATCGCCCCGCCCTGTCTGCTCCGAACCCAGCTGCTGCCTGAGCCTCTCCTGCGCGGAGTCGACCTGCCCGCTGTACTTCCCCTGCGTCCGGCCGTCGACGTAGTCACCACCCTTGTCGACACCCTTCCCGGCCTGCTCCTCGTGCCCCTTCAGCATCTGCTTGAGCTTGTCCATCACAGACATGGCGACTCCTTCCGCGATTCACACGGTCCCCACCAGAATCAGCGCCACGCCCTGCCCCCGCATCTCGTGGCCCCGCCACGACTCACGAGCTTCGGGGAGCAGCCGATCCGTCGTGTCAGCCCGCTCGGCCGCCTGGCCCGCTCGGCCCGGCACGAACGGGACGGCCGACCGGGACGGCCGACGAGGACAGACTGGCCGAGGGACGACCGTCAGACTCCTGACCCCGATGTTTCGCCGCGAGCGCTCCCAGGAGCTGTCTCGACGAAGACAGATCCCTATCAACTCTGGGCAGCTACCGCCTTGGCCTGCCACGATCAAGCCATGGCCAACCTGTCGAAGATCCCGGATCGCCTGGACGCCGTCATGGACCTCATGGGCCCGGTGATCGGCGTCGTAGCCCTGATGGCGGGCATTGCGACCTACCGTGGTGGTGGATCCGTGGGCTGGCCCCTGCTGGGAGCGGCCCTGCTCGTGATCAACACCCTGGTGGCCTGGCGCCGACTCTCCGGGCGCCGACGCCCGGATGCCTCGCCGTAGCGACGCCACACGGCGGTACGAATCAGAACGTGCCTGTGCCTGTGCCCGTGTCCCTGCCCCTGCCCCTGCCCCTGCCCCTGCCCCTGCCCCTGCCCCTGCCCCTGCCGTGCTCGGTCCCCGGCAACTGACGGGGAATCACCGTGGTTTGACGAAGTACGCGCAAGAGAACGGCCCCCGACCGATTGACCTGGTCAGGGGCCGTTCACCTACGCGGTGGGTGTGGGATTTGAACCCACGGTGACTCGCGCCACGACGGTTTTCAAGACCGCCCAAAGATCAGTGCCACAAGGTGGAGGAAATCTGGCCAGAGGATGGCCACGGAGGGTGATGCGGCGCACAAGTCGTGGCGAGGCATTGGTCCCGGCGGTCACCCGTCGAAATCCCTCTAGAGGGAGGCTACGCGCGGGCGGTTGCTGATGCGGTCTGCGGCTCACGCGGTGCCGTAGCCAACCTAATAAACGCCTTCCTCACCGAGACCGGACCGACCATCAGACCTGCCTGATCAGCGGCACGACATCCCAAGTTCCAAATCATCAATTCTGACCTATTGATCCGAAACGGTAAGCGTTCTGGGTCGTTGAATGCTGCGTGAGTGAACTGGTCGGGGACGCACGGCAGTTGTCGCCGTCGGCGCAGGAAGCGTTGCGACTGCGGGCGGTGGCCGCGCTGGTGGAGGGGCGGGACCGCGAGGATGTCGCGGCGATGTTCAAGGTCTCGCTCAAGGCGGTGGACGGCTGGTGGGCGAAGTGGCAGGCCGGTGGGCGTGAGGCGCTGACCGCGCGTCCGCGTGGGCGGCGCGTGGGTGAGCATCAGGTGCTGTCCGAGGTCGAGCAGGCGGCGGTGCGGCAGGCAATTTTGGATCACCTGCCGTGTGACCTGGGTCTTCGTGGCCAGTTGTGGACGCGTGGTCAGGTGGGTGAGCTGATCGCGAAGCTGTATCGGGTGCGGATGACCGAGCCCGGGGTGGGCAAGTACCTGCGGCGCTGGGGACTGTCGTTCCAGCGGCCCGACAAGCGCGCGGTCGAGCAGAACCCGGAGGCGGTGCGAACCTGGCTGGAGGTGACATGGCCGGCGATCCGGGCGACGGCGAGGGCCGGGAGGTGAGGTGCTGTTCGCCGACCAGGTCGGCATCCGTTCCGATCAGGTCACCGGCCGCACCTGGGGCGAGAAGGGCCGTACCCCCGTCGTGCGCCGCACCGGCAACCGGTTCTCCGTGAATGCGATGTCCGCGATCAGTACGAAGGGCCGGATGCACTTCATGGTGTTCACCGAGACCTTCGACGCGAAGGTCATGTGCCGCTTCCTCGACCGGCTCATCGGCCACTTCGACCGCAAGATCCACCTCGTGGTGGATGGTCACTCCGCACACCGCTCTCACGTGGTCCGCACATGGCTGACCGACCACGCCGACAGGATCGAGCTGCACTTCCTGCCCTCGTACTCGCCCGAACTGAACCCCGACGAACTCGTCAACGCCGACCTCAAACGAAGCCTGCCCATGAGCAGCAAGGCCCGCAACCAGGCCCAACTCGCAGCCGAGACCCGCAGGTTCTTCCACCGCCGCCAGCGCCAGCCCCACATCGTCCGCGGCTACTTCGGTGGCCCCCACGTCCGCTACACCCTCGAAGAGAACCTTTTGAGTTTCTGATCAATAAGATCATGGCCCCAACGTCGTGCTTTACGGGCAGGTCCACTGACTGCCCGACTCGCCATGAGCTTACGGGGCCATGATCACTCGCCCCAAAGCAGCTCCAGCCCAAAGCCGCTCCACCGACCTCGGAAGTAGATCGATCGGGCAGTCAGAGTGCCCCGAGGAACCCAAAGATTAGACACTAACTAACCAAGGCGACAAGCGGCATGCCGAGGCATCAATCTCGACTTTCTTCAGCAGAGAAAGGGAATTCCCTTGTTCGCCTGATAACCTCTCCCGCGCATTCCTCAAACAGAGTGCGCGCAACGACCAACCGCTCCGTGCGCTGATACTGCTCTATAACCCTCAGTCCCGTGCGTGCCGGATCGGCAGCATCTGGCCTCAACATCATCAGTCCCTGCACAGCCGACGTGGCTGATTCAGCCAGATGCTTGCCCAGCAAGATCACTTGCGGCGGGCCAACAAGGACGATCTTGCCCAGCGCCATCATCAGAGACTGGTTACGACTCATAACGTTTTCAACGTCTTGCTCAGAAAGGGAATTTAAGCGGACCCCAGAGATATCCTGCAACAGTTTCTGCGCGGCATCGAGAGCCTCCGTATATATCTCATAGCGCTTACCGCGAAACCATTCCTCCTGAGCCAGCGAGCGTGCATTCTCCGACGTTTCACGAGCTGCCTCACGCGCTGCACGTGCAGCCAGCACCGCAGCCCGTGCTCCGATTAGAGATCCACCCAATCCCCCGACCAACGCCGCAATAGCTGCAATCAGCGCTTCGCTCACGACATACATGATGACGCTCTTCGACTCCGCAGGAGAGTCTTTCAGTAAATCACTGAACGAGCTGAGCAACCTTCCTGGGTCGCCTCCAGGCCGGGCAAGGGCGTCGACCAACGGCGACCGACAGGCCGACGCCGGGAAGGTCGGCGGCAACGAGGTCGGAGGCGGCTAAGTTACGCTCCCTGCCTACGGCGCTGACGGTGCAAACGATTTGGGAAAACCGGCGACATCCGTAGGCTCAGTCCGGCCCGTCGCTGGGCCGTCCAGGCCACCCCGACGCCGACCAACAACGACAAAGGCCCACGCATCTGAACTGGTCAGAGCCGTGGGCCTCTTCAGTC is drawn from Streptomyces bottropensis ATCC 25435 and contains these coding sequences:
- a CDS encoding IS630 family transposase; the encoded protein is MLFADQVGIRSDQVTGRTWGEKGRTPVVRRTGNRFSVNAMSAISTKGRMHFMVFTETFDAKVMCRFLDRLIGHFDRKIHLVVDGHSAHRSHVVRTWLTDHADRIELHFLPSYSPELNPDELVNADLKRSLPMSSKARNQAQLAAETRRFFHRRQRQPHIVRGYFGGPHVRYTLEENLLSF
- a CDS encoding winged helix-turn-helix domain-containing protein, encoding MSELVGDARQLSPSAQEALRLRAVAALVEGRDREDVAAMFKVSLKAVDGWWAKWQAGGREALTARPRGRRVGEHQVLSEVEQAAVRQAILDHLPCDLGLRGQLWTRGQVGELIAKLYRVRMTEPGVGKYLRRWGLSFQRPDKRAVEQNPEAVRTWLEVTWPAIRATARAGR
- a CDS encoding bifunctional DNA primase/polymerase, producing MATIDRQAGTLALAHALSAAERGLAVIPLSRSKLPALRSPHRDDPRPRPCHGECGRFGHGVHDASTDPRRVRELFSAAPWATGYGIACGLHPHHLIGVDLDTKSGTDSSAALRELALRHLFTIPETVVVLTPSGGRHIWLTGPPDVVVPNSASRLAPGIDIRGAGGYLVGPGSRTDHGVYGTAPGTSHLPPASCPPALLRLLLPPPRTGPAGTATDHGHGLVHFVLTAQEGQRNTRLFWAACRAYENNLGPDLTNALVEAAVRTGLTEREARSTVASAARMSGRGA
- a CDS encoding antitoxin, coding for MSVMDKLKQMLKGHEEQAGKGVDKGGDYVDGRTQGKYSGQVDSAQERLRQQLGSEQTGRGDAGREEPPR